TCCCTCGGCCTGTGATCGAAAAAACATCTTCCACCGGCATCAAAAACGGCTTGTCCACCGCACGTACCGGTTCCGGGATATAACTGTCCACCGCTTCCATCAGCTCGTAGATGCACTTTGTCTTCTCGTCGTCATCCGGATTGTTCAGCGCCTCAAGGGCGGATCCACGGATAATCGGTACCTCGTCTCCCGGAAATTCGTATTCATCCAGAAGTTCACGAAGTTCCATCTCCACCAGATCCAACAGCTCCGGATCATCCACCATATCCACCTTGTTCATAAATACCACGATGGAAGGCACATTCACCTGACGTGCCAATAAAACGTGTTCCCGGGTCTGGGGCATGGGGCCGTCAGCCGCACTTACCACCAGGATCGCTCCATCCATCTGGGCTGCTCCCGTGATCATGTTCTTGATGTAATCCGCGTGTCCCGGACAATCCACATGGGCATAATGACGTTTGGACGTCTCATATTCCACATGGGCTGTGGCAATCGTAATTCCACGTTCCCGTTCCTCAGGGGCGTTGTCAATACTGTCAAAGGAGCGAAGCTCTGCTCCGCCGGCCTTCGCCAATACATACGTGATGGCTGCCGTCAGCGTCGTTTTGCCGTGATCCACATGACCGATCGTTCCGATGTTCACATGCGGCTTCGTTCTTTCAAATTTTTTCTTTGCCATGAGAAAAACTCCTAAATTTTTCCATGAATGCGTTCCAAAATCTTCTCCTGGACAGAGGCGGGAACAGGATCATAGTGATCAAACTGCATCGTAAAAACCGCCCGTCCCTGGGTGATAGACCTCAAGTCAGTTGCGTAGCCGAACATTTCCGCCAGGGGCACATAGCCTGACAGGACCTGAGCGTCATTTCGCGGTGTCATCCCTTTGATCTGACCGCGCCGGGATGTCAGGTCACCCATTACATCCCCTAAATACTCATCGGGCACAATGACTTCCACCGCCATCATGGGTTCCAGGATGATGGGACCCGCTTTTTTGGCAGCTTCCTGTGCGGCCATGGATCCCGCAACTTTGAAAGCCATTTCCGATGAATCTACCTCGTGGTAAGAACCAAAAGTCAATTCGACTTTGATATCTTCCAGAGGATATCCGGCAAGGATGCCATTTTGCAAAGCTTCCCGGATACCTTTATCGACAGACGGGATATATTCTCTGGGAATCACCCCGCCCACAATTTTATTGACAAACTCGTAGCCTTTTCCTTTTTCATTGGGAGACATGGTAATCACCACATGTCCGTACTGACCTTTACCACCGGTCTGGCGGACAAATTTCTTATCCACTTCCACGGTTTTGGTAATGGTCTCTTTATAGGCTACCTGGGGTCTGCCCACATGGGCATTAACCTTGAATTCACGTTTTAACCGGTCTACAATAATCTCGAGATGAAGTTCACCCATACCCCACACAATGGTCTGGCCCGTTTCTTCATTTGAGCGGACCTGAAAGGTGGGATCTTCATCGGCCAGTTTTAAAAGTCCTTTATAGAGCGCATCCTGATCTGCTTTACTGGCCGGTTCGATAGAGACACTGATCACCGGATCGGGAAAAATCATTTCTTCCAGGATGACAGGTTTATCTTTGTCACACAGGGTATGCCCTGTCCGTGTATCTTTCAGTCCGACAACAGCGACAATATCACCGGCCATTGCCTGTTCCACATCTTCCCGTTTATTGGCATGCATCCGGAGGATTCTACCAAAGCGTTCCCGTTTTCCACTCAAAGGATTCTGGGCATACTCGCCGGCAGCAATTTTCCCGGAATAGATTCGGACATATGTCAGTTTCCCTACATAAGGATCCGTCATAATTTTAAAAGCAAGGGCGGAAAAAGGAGCATCCGTATCAGGAGTCCGCACGATGGGTTTTTCAGTTTTGGGATCGATTCCTTTAATGGGGGGAACTTCCAGGGGAGAGGGTAAATAGTCGATAACAGAATTCAGCAGGACCTGTACACCTTTGTTCTTAAAAGCCGAGCCTACAATCACGGGGGTGATATCACCTTTGATAGTTCCCTCACGGATTGCCGACTTAATTTCTTCCGCACTAAGTGTTTCACCTTCAAGATATTTTTCGAGGAGCTCATCATTGTAGGCAGCCACCTCTTCAATCAGATGGTGACGATACTCTTCCACCCGGTCAAACATATCCTTGGGGATATCGCCATACTCAAATTCAGCTCCAAAAGTAGATTCATTGTACAGGATAGACCGCATGTGGATCAGGTCCACAATTCCGGTAAACATTTCACCGGATCCGATAGGTAGAAAAACCGGCAAGGGATTTGCTCCCAGGCGTTTCCGGATCATATCGATGACATAGTAGAAATCGGCACCGGTTCGGTCCATCTTATTGATAAAGGCAATTCGTGGGACTTTATATTTGTCAGCCTGGCGCCAGACCGTTTCAGACTGGGGTTCCACTCCTCCGACACCGCAAAAAATGGCAATGGCTCCATCCAGGACCCGGAGGGAACGTTCCACTTCAGCGGTAAAATCCACGTGTCCCGGCGTATCTATAATATTGATATCATGTCCCTGCCAGGAACAACGGGTTGCTGCTGATGTAATGGTAATACCCCGTTCTCTTTCCTGCTCCATCCAGTCCATTGTGGCTGTCCCTTCGTGGACTTCGCCCAATTTATGAGACCGGCCGGTATAATAGATAATGCGCTCGGTCGTTGTGGTTTTACCCGCATCGATGTGAGCCATAATACCGATATTTCTGAGCTTTTTCAGGTCTGCTTTAGCCATGGGATCCTTTATACTTTACCGAAAATGGGCAAAAGCCCGGTTGGCTTCAGCCATTTTGTGTGTATCTTCCCGTTTTTTCACGGAGCTACCCTCGCCCTGAGAGGCAGCAAGGAGTTCAGCGGCAAGTTTAGTCGCCATACTATCCCCGGAACGGGCATCAGAAAACTTAATGATCCAACGCATCGCCAGGGCGTAGCGGCGGTTATGGCGGACTTCCACAGGTACCTGATATGTGGCGCCTCCGATTCGTTTGGATTTGACTTCCAAAACCGGGGCTACATTATCCAGCGCCTTCTGGAATGTCTCCAGTCCCTTGCCTTTTGTTTTTTCATCCAATATATCCAGTGCGCCGTACAAAATAGACTCGGCAACACCTTTCTTTCCCCGTTCCATCAGGTTGTTGATGAACTTGGCAACCGTTGCTGAATGGTACTTGGGATCGGGGAGAATCTCTCTTTTTTGCGGTTTGTTTCGTCTTGACATTGAAATCGTTCCTTATTTCGGCTTCTTGGCACCATAACGTGAACGGCTGTTTTTCCGGTCCGATACACCGGCCGTATCCAAAGTTCCCCTCACAATATGGTAGCGAACACCCGGTAAATCCTTTACACGACCTCCCTCAATCAACACCAGTGAGTGTTCCTGAAGATTGTGTCCCTCGCCGGGAATATAGGCCGTTACTTCAATACCCGTCGTCAAACGGACACGGGCCACTTTGCGTAATGCTGAGTTCGGTTTCTTGGGCGTGGTTGTATAAACACGGGTACACACACCGCGCTTCTGGGGATTTCCCTGAAGAGCGGGGACCTTATTTTTTTTGATAACCTTTTTTCTGCCCTTTTTCACCAATTGATTGATCGTTGGCATACTTTCTCCAATTTTTGTCAAGCCTGATAATGTAATATCCCTGCTTTTTATAAGCAATGGGATTTATTCAATAAGCAGGTCATCATCATCATAGACCTGGGCATCTGCAAAGAACTCCAGATCATCCACTTCCGTGAATTCCGGTTCCCGGACTTTCAAATTTTCATACCGGGACTGGCCCGTTCCGGCAGGAATCAGGCGGCCCATAATGATATTTTCTTTCAAGCCCTTCAGATAATCCACTTTCCCGGCCACTGCGGCATCGGTCAGCACGCGGGTTGTTTCCTGGAATGATGCGGCAGAAATCCAGCTTTCCGTATTCAGGGATGCACGGGTGATACCCAGCAGCAAGGGTTCAAATGTAGCTGGCACAGCCGGTTCAAACTCTGCAGGTTTCTTCCCGGCCGATTTGTGGCGCTCATTGTCTTCCTCCACTATCTCACGGGGATACAGGTTGTCGTTTTTCAGGGCGGTGTCACCGGAATCGGTAATACGCACCATATTATATATTTTCTCGTTTTCTTCCATCACAACCTGTTTGGATACCCGGTCACCCGTCAGAAAATCCGTATCACCGGGATCACTGACTTCCACTTTCTGGAGCATCTGGCGGACAATCACTTCGATATGTTTGTCATTTATCCGGACACCTTGCAAGCGATAGACGTGCTGAATTTCATTCACCAGATATTTCTGGACTTCATACACACCATTAATCTTCAGAATCTTCTTTGGGGGAATCGCCCCGTCGCAAATGGGATTCCCGGCGTGGATGTAATCACCATCGTGGACCAGAATATGTTTTCCGGGCGGAATTTTATAGGTGTACATCTCACCCAGATCATTTCGGACACGGACCGTCTGAATACCTTTGGAAAGACGGTCAAACTGGACATATCCGTTTACCTCACTCACAATGGCTTCATTGGAAGGATTCCGTGCTTCAAAAAGTTCCGAAACCCTGGGAAGTCCACCGGTAATATCATTACTCCGGGCTGTTTCCTTGGACCGTTTCGCCATGGTTTCACCCTGGCGGACCTTCTGTCCGTCTTTCACCAGCAGTGAGGATGATTCGGGCAGGTTGATTGCCTTTCCGATGGGATTCCCTTCTTCATCTACAATGAGAATCCGGGCTGTTTTATCACGATCCTTGGAGGCAATAATCTGCCATTCTTTGAAACCGGAAGCATCGGACACTTCATCATAGGTCACACCAGGCACCAGATCGATCAGTTTGACATATCCATCATAACGGGACACGATGTGTTCATTATATACATCCCAGTCATAGAGGACTGTAGATTTTTCAACCTGCTGACCATCGTTGACGTAGATTTTTGCACCCTGGGGGACCGTATAGGAAATAAGCTCACGGTTATTACTATCGATGATACTCATTTTTCCATTCCGGACCAGGACAACCCGGTATTTCTGTTTCGTGGTTTCTTCCACAAATTCATTTTCAGAAATATGCAGGTTTTCAGAAAAGGAGACCTGGCCTTCATACCGGGCTGGCTGGTGTGATTCTTCAATCACATGGCTGGCCGTACCACCGATATGGAAGGTTCTCAGGGTCAACTGTGTTCCTGGTTCACCGATAGACTGGGCTGCTACGATACCTACCGCTTCTCCCTGATTAACCAGGGTATTAGTGGCCAGATTCCGTCCGTAGCACTTGGCACAAACCCCGTTCTTAGCCTCACAGGTCAGGACTGAGCGGATCATGACAGATTCCACATTGCTCTCATCCACTGCCCGTGCCTTAACTTCGTCGATCAGTTCACCGGCTTCCACAATAAGCTTATCTGAGACCGGATCGATAATGTCATCCAAAGCCACACGACCCAGAATTCTTTCGGACAGGGGTTCAATCACCCGGTCACCGTCTTTAATGGGAACGACTTCAATGCCGTTGATGCTGCCACAGTCTTCTTCACTGATCACCACATCCTGGGCGACATCCACCAGGCGGCGTGTCAAATACCCGGCATCGGCCGTTTTCAACGCCGTATCGGACAAACCCTTACGGGCCCCATGGGTAGAAATAAAGTATTCAAGTACCGTCAGTCCTTCTTTAAAGTTGGACGTAATAGGCGTTTCAATAATTTCACCCACTCCACCGGTCATGGATTTCTGGGGTTTGTTCATCAATCCACGCATACCGGCAAGCTGTTTCATCTGATCTTTGGATCCCCGGGCGCCAGAATCAGACATCATATAGATGGGATTAAAGCCTTCCCGGTCATTCTGGAGGATCCTGTTCATGGAAGCCTGAACCTGGTCTGTTGTCCTGGACCAGGCGTCGATCACTTTGTTATACCGTTCATTCTCAGTAAGAACACCCTTATTCCGCTTTTGGTTAATGGTGTCCACCTGAGACTGGGTTTTATTGATAATTTTAAATTTATCATCAGGAATCAGAACATCGCTCAGTCCGATGGAAACACCGGACATGGTTGCCAGTTCAAAGCCAAGGTCTTTCAGCTTATCCAGGAAACGGACGGTTTCGTGGAGTCCGACCCGGCGATTGGATTCGGCAATGATGTATTCCAGACGTTTTTTGGTAATCAATTCATTGAAATAGGGCATTCCTTCAGGTATAATGGCATTGAACTGAATCCGTCCGACAGTTGTATCAATCAGTTTGCCGTCTTTCAGGAGTTTTACCTTGGCATGAAGGGTTACCCGCTTGTTATCAAATGCCAGCAAGGCCTCATCATAGGATGAAAACACCATGCCTTCACCGGGTTGATTGGATTTTGCCCGGGTTATGTAATAGGTCCCGAGAACCATATCCTGAGAAGGCACCGAGATGGGATTTCCATGAGCCGGATGGAGGATATTATTGCTCGCCAGCATGAGCATGCGGCATTCGATTTGAGCTTCAAAAGAAAGTGGCACATGGACGGCCATCTGGTCACCGTCGAAGTCTGCATTGAATGCAGCACACACCAGGGGATGCACCCGGATGGCTTTTCCATCAACCAGGACAGGCTGAAAAGCCTGAATTCCCAGACGGTGCAGTGTAGGTGCCCGGTTAAGCAACACGGGATGATCTTTCACCACATATTCCAGAAGTTCCATCACTTCCGGGCTCCGCCGTTCCACCATGCTTTTGGCTGTTTTAGGGGTTGTGGCTTTACCCCGGACCAGGAGTTCATGAACCAGATGGGGTTTGAAAAGCTCTGTCGCCATCAATTTTGGCAGACCGCATTCATGAATTTTCAATTCGGGTCCTACCACAATCACAGAACGTCCAGAATAATCCACACGTTTACCCAGCAGGTTCTGACGGAAGCGGCCTTCTTTTCCATTCAGCATGTCACTGAGAGATTTCAAAGGCCGGCGGGTACCGGAACGGACGGCTGTTCTCCGGCGGCTGTTATCAAAAAGGCTGTCCACTGCTTCCTGAAGCATCCGCTTTTCATTTCTCAGGATCACATCAGGTGCTTTAATATCAATGAGCTGTTTCAGCCGGTTATTCCGGATAATAACTCTCCGGTACAGATCATTCAGATCCGATGCAGCAAAACGACCGCCTTCCAGAGGAACAAGGGGACGGAGTTCAGGTGGAATAACAGGCAGGACTTTCAAAATCATATATTCCGGTCTGTTAACCGGCGGTTCATCTTCTTCAGGCTCAAAGGCTTTCAGAATTTTCAACCGTTTGACAATGTCTGCCTGATCCGATGCAGATGTGCTTTTTTTCAAATCGTTTTTCAGGGTTTGAATCAGCGTGGGAACATCCAGATCCACCAGAATATCGTAGAGAGCTTCAGCACCGGTTTTGGCAATGAAGCGTTCTTCTTCCGGTATCTCTTCTTCGGCTTCTTCCCCATATTTATACAAGAGATCAAGATAGGTATCTTCATCAATTAGTTCCATGGGTTCAACAGGACGGGTTTTACCATTTTCCGTCTCAATGACGGCCTTCCCCGGCTGAATAACGATATAGGATTCATAATAGATGACCTGTTCAATATTCTTGGCAGACATCCCAAGAACATTGGCCAGTTTGGAGGGAATGGATTTCAGGTACCAGATATGGGCTACTGGAACGGCCAGGGTAATGTGTCCCATCCGTTCACGGCGAACCTTTTTCCGGGTGACTTCCACCCCGCACCGGTCACACACAATCCCTTTGTACCGGATTCGTTTATATTTTCCACAATGACATTCCCAGTCTTTCACCGGACCGAAGATCTTTTCACAGAAAAGACCATCTTTTTCCGGTTTATAGGACCGGTAATTGATTGTTTCAGGTTTGAGAACTTCTCCTCTTGATTTGCTCAGAATAGACTCGGGAGAGGAGAGTCTCAGGCGGATTTTGCTAAAATCCTTTTTTGTATCTTGTGAAGCATTGAATTTCACACTCAAGGTGAATTCCTCCTTTGTTAAAAGTGAATCTTACAGAAGATCCACTTCCAGACCCAGTCCCTGAAGTTCTTTCAGCAACACGTTAAATGATTCCGGCATACCGTAATCGGGAAGATTTTCCCCTTTGACGATGGCGTTATACACACGGGATCTGCCATCCACATCATCGGATTTAACGGTCAGAACTTCCTGTAAAGTGAAAGCGGCACCGTATGCTTCAAGGGCCCAGACTTCCATTTCACCGAAACGCTGACCTCCGAACTGGGCTTTTCCACCCAGGGGCTGTTGCGTAATCAGTGAATAGGGACCGGTTGATCTTGCATGCATTTTATCTTCAATCATGTGGGCCAGTTTCATCATGTAAATCTGTCCCACAGCAACTGTATCGTAGATCTTTTCACCGGTTCGGCCGTCGTACAATTCGCTTTTTCCATTTTCAGGCAGACCGGCTTTTTTCAGCTCTTCCTGCACATCCCCATAGCGGGCTCCGTCAAAAACCGGTGTTTCATAGTAAATACCCAGTTTCTTACCGGCCCAGCCCAACATGGTTTCGTACAGCTGTCCAAGGTTCATACGGGAAGGCACACCCAGTGGATTCAGGACGATATCCACAGGAGTTCCGTCCGGCAGATAGGGCATATCTTCCTCGGGAACGATAATGGATACAACACCCTTGTTTCCATGGCGGCCGGCCATCTTATCTCCAACCTGAATTTTCCGTTTGCTGGCTATATATACTTTGGCCAGCTGGAGGACTCCCGGCTGAAGGTCATCACCGGCTTTGACCTTGAACTTTTCATTATCGATTTCATATTGAATATCCTGCTGGACATTCTGAAAATTCTGGATCAGGGTTAACACCTTTTGATACTGTTTTTCATCCTTGATCCAGGGTTTATCCAGATCCACACGCCGGAAATCCATATTTTCAAAGATCTCGGCATTCCATTCACGGCCTTCAGCCACAATGGCATTGCCACCCTTGTCGTAGATTCCGGTACAGGCGTGTCCCTCCAAGAGTCCCAGAAGTTTCCGGGTTAGTTTCCCTTTGAGGGCTGCCAGGCGGCGTGTCAATTCATTATCGAGTTTTTCGATTTTTATTTTTTCATCCCGGCGGGATTCTTTGCCCTTACGGACAAAGAGGCGGGTATCAATCACCACACCGGATGTCCCCGGTTCAGCCCTTTTGGAAGCATCCTTAACATCCCCGGCTTTTTCACCGAAGATGGCCCGGAGCAGTTTCTCTTCCGGAGTCGGATCGGTTTCTCCCTTGGGCGTAACTTTTCCAATCAGGATATCCCCGGACTTTACCTGGGCACCGACGCGAATAATTCCATTTTCCTCAATATTTTTCGTGGCTTCTTCCGAGACATTGGGGATTTCACGGGTCAGTTCTTCGCTTCCCCGTTTTGTTTCCCGGACTTCCAGTTCCACTTCCTTCACGTGAACCGAAGTGAAGATATCCTCTTTTACCATCCGTTCACTGAGAACAATGGCATCCTCGAAGTTATAACCACGCCAGGGCATAAAAGCCACCAAAACGTTTCGGCCGAGGGCCAGTTCCCCTTTATTGGTAGATGTTCCGTCTGCCAGGGGTTGCCCTTTTTTCACAACCTGATTTTTCCGAACAATCGGCCGTTGATTGATGGCTGTATCCTGGTTGGTCCTCTGATATTTTTTCAGATGATACACATGTCGACCCTCGTTTTCATCGAGGGAAACGGAGGCATCAAAACCTTCCAGAGGACGGAGGATAATTTTATTGGCATCTACATATTCAATGACGCCATCTGTATCGGCTACAACAATCGCCCGGCTGTCTGCAGCGATAATCCCTTCCATCCCTGTTCCCACAATAGGGGTACTGGGAGTCAGCAGCGGCACAGACTGACGTTGCATATTACTTCCCATCAGGGCACGGTTAGCATCATCATGTTCCAGAAAAGGAATCAGACTGGCTGCGGCGCTGACAATCTGAATTGGGGCCACATCCATGTAATTCACTTTTTCCGGAGCAACTGCCGGATAGTCGGCGCCTTCCCGGCACTTAACCACATCCAGGGCAAAAGAGTTGTCCTTATTCAAAGGTGCATTTGCCTGGGCAATCACACTTCTGTCTTCATCATCAGCAGAGAGATATTCCACCTCTTCCGTCACAAACGCTTTATTATCCTTCACCTGTGTTTTCCGGTACGGTGTTTCAATAAAGCCCAGGCGGTTCACCACCGCATAAGAAGCCAGTGATGAAATCAAACCGATATTCGGTCCTTCCGGGGTTTCGATGGGACACAAGCGGCCATAGTGAGTATAGTGCACATCACGGACCTCAAAACCGGCCCGTTCACGTGTCAATCCTCCCGGACCCAGGGCAGACAGACGACGCTTGTGGGTCAGTTCAGCCAGAGGATTGGTCTGATCCATAAACTGGGACATCTGCGAGGTACCAAAAAAGGTATTGATGACGGATGTGATAATCCGGCTGTTCACCAGTTCCTGGGGTGTGAGGTTTTCTGCTCTGTGGATATTCATCCGGTCCCGGATCGTCCGTGACATGCGGGTAAAGGCAATGGAGAACTGATTGGCAAGTTGTTCGCCCACAGTTCGCACACGCCGGTTTCCCAAATGGTCGATATCATCAGAGAGTTTATCTCCGCGCCGCATCTTGATCAGGTGCTGAACTATGTAGATAAAATCATCCGGAGTAATCACCGTATTGTCAAGGGGGACATCCATATTGAACTTTTTGTTCATCCGGTAACGCCCCACTTCACCCAGGTCATATTTTTTCGGACTGAAAAAGAGTTTTTCCACAAATTTCTGGGCTGTTTCCAGATTCGGTGGATCTCCATTTCTCAAATTCCGGTACAGGTAGAAAAGAGCATCTTCCTGATTTGGTCCCCCTTCAGCCAGCCGTTCCGGATCCATTTTATCCTTTTCACGGCGGATGGAGTTGGCCAGAAGTTTCAGATCGATTTCCTTATCCGGATCAACCACTTCAATTTTTTTAATTCCGGCTTCTTTCAGCGTCTGAACATGTGAAGCTTCAAGAACGACCCGGTCATCTTCAGAAACGCCGGCGGCCAGGATCACTTCTCCGGTATCAGGATTCAGAATGCTTTGAACCAGGGTCATCCCAATGATTTTATTTGAGACAGTGACTTCTTTCAGTACATCAAACTGTTTTAGAATATCGTAATCGGAATCAAATCCAACTGCACGGAGGAGAATAGAGACGGGAAACTTTTTTCGTCTGTCAATAGTGACATAAATTGCATCGAAAATATCTGTCGTAATATCTACCCAGGAGCCACGGAAGGGAATAATACGGGCATTGTAGAGGATGGAACCGTTGGGATGGCGTGCGTCGTTAAAGAAAACACCGGGAGAACGCTGAAGCTGGCTGACGATAACCCGTTCCGCTCCATTAATAATGAAGGTCCCCCGGTTGGTCATAAAGGGAATATTACCCAGAAACACTTCCTGTTCAATACTCTCTGAATAGACACCGGGTTCTGCATCTTCTTCGGCAATTTTTAAGATTAATTTTGCCTTTAAGGGGGCAGCATAGGTGATACCCCTTTCCAGGCATTCTTTTTCAGAATAGCGAGGTTTTCCGATGGAATAACTCACATAATCCAATGCAAAGGTATTATGGGAGTCCTCGATGGGAAAAATCGCCCTGAAGGCCTGTTCCAGGCCAATATTCTCCCGTTCTTCGGGTTTTTTATCCAACTGCAAAAATTCATTAAATGAATCGAGCTGAATGCTCAGCAAATCGGGGATATCCAAAACCCTTGAGATTCGGGAGAAAGATTTCCGCTGTATAAGTCCTGACAGATTTCTCAAAAGAAATCCTCCCTCATATTATTTCATAAAAAGAAATAAAGAGCCATCAGCATGTGAAGATGGCCCATAAAAACTTCTTTTAATGGCTTTATAGCTGCCATCTTGACTGTTATTTCAGTTCTACAGTTGCACCAGCCTCTTCGAGCTGTTTCTTTACCTTTTCAGCTTCATCTTTTGGCAATGCTTCTTTGATGGTGCTGGGAACACCTTCGACCAGTTCTTTGGCTTCTTTCAGTCCAAGGGAAGTAATCTGGCGGACTTCTTTGATCACGTTGATCTTTTTGTCGCCAAAACTGGTCATCACCACATCAAACTCAGTTTTTTCTTCGGCCTCTTCAGCAGCGGCGGCAGCACCGGGTGCAGCAGCAACGGCCACAGGGGCAGCAGCAGTAACACCGAACTTATCCTCAATTTCTTTGATCAGTTCGGAAATTTCCAGCATATTGGCGTTTTCAAGGTATCCCAATACATCGGCACGTGTAACTTCGGCCATGACTTTCGTCCTCCTTATCTCACTCTATTGTTTTTTTTCTTTCAAAGCATTCAATGCGCCCAGCAGATTACGCATGGGAGCCTGCAAAACTCCGAGAACCTGTTGCATCGGATAGGAAATTCCACTGAGGAATTTACCGAGCAGGACTTCCCGGCTTGGCAGTTCTGCTATTTCATTGACTTTTTCTGCGTTTAAGAATTCCCCTTCAAACAAAATCGCTTTTACATCCGGCTTTCCCAGATCCTTTGTCTCTTTTTTAAAAGCAGTCAGGACCTTGGCGGGGACAACCGGATCGTCTTTCCCATATACGAGGGCTGTGGAACCGGTAAGAAAATCCTTTTTATCCAC
This window of the Candidatus Neomarinimicrobiota bacterium genome carries:
- the fusA_2 gene encoding elongation factor G yields the protein MAKADLKKLRNIGIMAHIDAGKTTTTERIIYYTGRSHKLGEVHEGTATMDWMEQERERGITITSAATRCSWQGHDINIIDTPGHVDFTAEVERSLRVLDGAIAIFCGVGGVEPQSETVWRQADKYKVPRIAFINKMDRTGADFYYVIDMIRKRLGANPLPVFLPIGSGEMFTGIVDLIHMRSILYNESTFGAEFEYGDIPKDMFDRVEEYRHHLIEEVAAYNDELLEKYLEGETLSAEEIKSAIREGTIKGDITPVIVGSAFKNKGVQVLLNSVIDYLPSPLEVPPIKGIDPKTEKPIVRTPDTDAPFSALAFKIMTDPYVGKLTYVRIYSGKIAAGEYAQNPLSGKRERFGRILRMHANKREDVEQAMAGDIVAVVGLKDTRTGHTLCDKDKPVILEEMIFPDPVISVSIEPASKADQDALYKGLLKLADEDPTFQVRSNEETGQTIVWGMGELHLEIIVDRLKREFKVNAHVGRPQVAYKETITKTVEVDKKFVRQTGGKGQYGHVVITMSPNEKGKGYEFVNKIVGGVIPREYIPSVDKGIREALQNGILAGYPLEDIKVELTFGSYHEVDSSEMAFKVAGSMAAQEAAKKAGPIILEPMMAVEVIVPDEYLGDVMGDLTSRRGQIKGMTPRNDAQVLSGYVPLAEMFGYATDLRSITQGRAVFTMQFDHYDPVPASVQEKILERIHGKI
- the rpoC gene encoding DNA-directed RNA polymerase subunit beta' codes for the protein MSVKFNASQDTKKDFSKIRLRLSSPESILSKSRGEVLKPETINYRSYKPEKDGLFCEKIFGPVKDWECHCGKYKRIRYKGIVCDRCGVEVTRKKVRRERMGHITLAVPVAHIWYLKSIPSKLANVLGMSAKNIEQVIYYESYIVIQPGKAVIETENGKTRPVEPMELIDEDTYLDLLYKYGEEAEEEIPEEERFIAKTGAEALYDILVDLDVPTLIQTLKNDLKKSTSASDQADIVKRLKILKAFEPEEDEPPVNRPEYMILKVLPVIPPELRPLVPLEGGRFAASDLNDLYRRVIIRNNRLKQLIDIKAPDVILRNEKRMLQEAVDSLFDNSRRRTAVRSGTRRPLKSLSDMLNGKEGRFRQNLLGKRVDYSGRSVIVVGPELKIHECGLPKLMATELFKPHLVHELLVRGKATTPKTAKSMVERRSPEVMELLEYVVKDHPVLLNRAPTLHRLGIQAFQPVLVDGKAIRVHPLVCAAFNADFDGDQMAVHVPLSFEAQIECRMLMLASNNILHPAHGNPISVPSQDMVLGTYYITRAKSNQPGEGMVFSSYDEALLAFDNKRVTLHAKVKLLKDGKLIDTTVGRIQFNAIIPEGMPYFNELITKKRLEYIIAESNRRVGLHETVRFLDKLKDLGFELATMSGVSIGLSDVLIPDDKFKIINKTQSQVDTINQKRNKGVLTENERYNKVIDAWSRTTDQVQASMNRILQNDREGFNPIYMMSDSGARGSKDQMKQLAGMRGLMNKPQKSMTGGVGEIIETPITSNFKEGLTVLEYFISTHGARKGLSDTALKTADAGYLTRRLVDVAQDVVISEEDCGSINGIEVVPIKDGDRVIEPLSERILGRVALDDIIDPVSDKLIVEAGELIDEVKARAVDESNVESVMIRSVLTCEAKNGVCAKCYGRNLATNTLVNQGEAVGIVAAQSIGEPGTQLTLRTFHIGGTASHVIEESHQPARYEGQVSFSENLHISENEFVEETTKQKYRVVLVRNGKMSIIDSNNRELISYTVPQGAKIYVNDGQQVEKSTVLYDWDVYNEHIVSRYDGYVKLIDLVPGVTYDEVSDASGFKEWQIIASKDRDKTARILIVDEEGNPIGKAINLPESSSLLVKDGQKVRQGETMAKRSKETARSNDITGGLPRVSELFEARNPSNEAIVSEVNGYVQFDRLSKGIQTVRVRNDLGEMYTYKIPPGKHILVHDGDYIHAGNPICDGAIPPKKILKINGVYEVQKYLVNEIQHVYRLQGVRINDKHIEVIVRQMLQKVEVSDPGDTDFLTGDRVSKQVVMEENEKIYNMVRITDSGDTALKNDNLYPREIVEEDNERHKSAGKKPAEFEPAVPATFEPLLLGITRASLNTESWISAASFQETTRVLTDAAVAGKVDYLKGLKENIIMGRLIPAGTGQSRYENLKVREPEFTEVDDLEFFADAQVYDDDDLLIE
- the tuf_1 gene encoding elongation factor Tu, encoding MAKKKFERTKPHVNIGTIGHVDHGKTTLTAAITYVLAKAGGAELRSFDSIDNAPEERERGITIATAHVEYETSKRHYAHVDCPGHADYIKNMITGAAQMDGAILVVSAADGPMPQTREHVLLARQVNVPSIVVFMNKVDMVDDPELLDLVEMELRELLDEYEFPGDEVPIIRGSALEALNNPDDDEKTKCIYELMEAVDSYIPEPVRAVDKPFLMPVEDVFSITGRGTVGTGRIERGIVRVGDEVEIVGIEKEIKKTVVTGVEMFRKLLDQGQAGDNAGLLLRGIDKNYLRRGMVLAKPGSITPHTKFKAEVYILKKEEGGRHTPFVKGYRPQFYFRTTDVTGSVELPEGVEMVMPGDKITFTVELIVPIAMEKELRFAIREGGRTVGAGVVTDIIE
- the rpsL gene encoding 30S ribosomal protein S12, whose amino-acid sequence is MPTINQLVKKGRKKVIKKNKVPALQGNPQKRGVCTRVYTTTPKKPNSALRKVARVRLTTGIEVTAYIPGEGHNLQEHSLVLIEGGRVKDLPGVRYHIVRGTLDTAGVSDRKNSRSRYGAKKPK
- the rpsG gene encoding 30S ribosomal protein S7, whose translation is MSRRNKPQKREILPDPKYHSATVAKFINNLMERGKKGVAESILYGALDILDEKTKGKGLETFQKALDNVAPVLEVKSKRIGGATYQVPVEVRHNRRYALAMRWIIKFSDARSGDSMATKLAAELLAASQGEGSSVKKREDTHKMAEANRAFAHFR